Proteins encoded within one genomic window of Rossellomorea vietnamensis:
- the gltB gene encoding glutamate synthase large subunit: MKTNLPVAQGMYDPAQEHEACGIGMIANIDGTKSHNIVQNAINILCNLEHRGGQSADTSTGDGAGILTQIPHHFFKKQCEKEDIILPRKGEYGIGMVFLPENYEKRMKSKEIFERIIDEEGQKTLGWRPVPLNDSFVGKVASKSKPFIRQVFIGVSEDIESRMDFERKLYVIRKRIEQEVATVEGLEDVYLCSLSSTTIVYKGMLIPEQLDSFYIDLNHPEFRSALALVHSRFSTNTFPSWQRSHPNRYTIHNGEFNTLRGNVNWMRAREKLCQSSAFKEEDLKKILPVIDETGSDSSMFDNCFEFLHLSGRSLAHTAMMMVPEPWENDDTIHPKKKDFYEYHSCLMEPWDGPAALVFTDGKQIGACLDRNGLRPARYYVTKGGMIVLGSEVGALDIFADDIVYKDRLQPGKMLLVDLEKGRIIPDEEIKLRVASEHPYRHWLDNNKFELEDLPETTQEVTRLDSEEVLLQQQAFGYTTEELNKIIKPMVTDGKDPVGSMGYDSPLAVLSKKPQLLFNYFKQLFAQVTNPPIDAIREQIITSVGTTIGAEGNLVNPGPESCRHIHLKTPIITGEELEKLRHQKEKGFKAVTLSILFDVTEEEDQLERTLDALYEKADQAVADGATLLILSDRGVVKEKAAIPSLLAVSGLHHHLIRQGTRTTVSILLESGEPREVHHFATLLGYGAEAINPYLAYETLLDLIVKGEIQDTTYEKAVQRFVKAGTDGVIKVLSKMGISTIQSYRGAQIFEAVGIHQDVIDKYFTRTASRLGGIGMDIIEKEVLLRHRKAFNDRKDNQRTLESGDEFQYRKNGEDHAYNPSTIHTLQHACRTNNYELFKKYSTMLTDEKQNLQSLRGLLSFKETKPVPIEEVESVEEICRRFKTGAMSFGSISQEAHEALAIAMNKIGGRSNSGEGGEHPSRFIPDENGDSRRSSIKQVASGRFGVTSHYLVNADEIQIKVAQGAKPGEGGHLPGKKVYPWVAEVRGSTPGVELISPPPHHDIYSIEDLAELIYNLKNANPQARISVKLVSAVGVGTIAAGVAKGRADVVLISGYDGGTGAAPRTSLKHTGLPWEIGLAEAHQTLLLNRLRDRIVVETDGKMMTGRDVVVASLLGAEEYGFSTAPLVVLGCVMMRVCHMNTCPVGIATQDPELRKKYTGDPEHVANFMRFVAQETRELMAQLGFRTINEMIGRTDILEANEAIDHWKGKGIDLSALLYQPDVPEKVGRYATRKQDHELEKTLDFQELIPRCRNAIETGEPVEWTTAIRNIHRVTGTMLGSEITKRYGAEGLPEDTIRLTFKGSAGQSFGAYIPKGLTLRLVGDSNDFVGKGLSGGKIIVHPDPTATFIPERNTIIGNVSFYGASGGEAYIYGVAGERFCVRNSGAQVVVESVGDHGCEYMTGGKVVVLGLTGRNFAAGMSGGVAYVLDEDETFRSRCNQELVLVQPLFDPEEMQDVYDMIERYVHYTSSNNGKKILANWESYVSKFVRVIPKSYLKMRERISELENSGLEKFDAEMAAFEEGTKEEKKVLEPAN; encoded by the coding sequence ATGAAAACGAATCTTCCTGTAGCGCAAGGCATGTATGATCCTGCGCAAGAACATGAAGCATGTGGAATTGGAATGATTGCCAATATCGATGGGACGAAAAGTCATAACATCGTTCAGAATGCCATCAATATTTTATGTAACTTAGAACATCGCGGAGGACAATCAGCCGATACGAGTACCGGTGACGGTGCAGGTATCCTCACTCAAATCCCCCATCATTTCTTCAAGAAGCAGTGTGAGAAAGAAGACATCATCCTTCCCCGTAAAGGAGAATATGGAATCGGGATGGTGTTCCTTCCTGAAAATTATGAGAAGCGCATGAAGAGTAAAGAAATCTTCGAACGCATCATTGATGAAGAGGGCCAGAAGACACTTGGCTGGAGACCTGTTCCACTCAATGATTCCTTTGTAGGGAAAGTGGCATCGAAGTCTAAACCATTCATCCGCCAAGTCTTCATTGGCGTATCGGAAGATATAGAGTCCCGGATGGATTTCGAGCGAAAGTTGTATGTGATCAGGAAAAGGATTGAACAAGAAGTCGCAACGGTTGAAGGGCTTGAGGATGTCTACCTTTGCAGTTTGTCTTCCACGACCATCGTGTACAAAGGGATGCTCATCCCGGAACAGCTCGATTCCTTTTATATTGACCTCAACCATCCTGAGTTCCGGTCAGCTTTAGCACTTGTACATTCCCGCTTTAGTACAAACACTTTCCCGAGCTGGCAACGATCTCACCCAAACCGATATACGATTCATAATGGAGAATTCAATACATTGCGAGGCAACGTGAACTGGATGCGTGCACGTGAGAAACTGTGCCAATCCAGTGCTTTCAAGGAAGAAGATCTGAAGAAAATCCTACCCGTCATCGATGAGACAGGCAGTGATTCTTCCATGTTTGATAACTGCTTTGAATTCCTTCATTTATCAGGTAGATCCCTTGCCCATACGGCCATGATGATGGTGCCTGAGCCATGGGAAAACGACGATACGATCCATCCTAAGAAGAAGGATTTTTATGAATACCACAGTTGTCTGATGGAGCCGTGGGATGGACCTGCAGCCCTGGTATTCACCGATGGAAAGCAAATCGGGGCGTGCCTCGATCGAAACGGACTGCGACCTGCCCGTTATTATGTGACAAAAGGCGGCATGATCGTTCTGGGATCCGAAGTGGGGGCGCTGGATATTTTTGCCGATGACATTGTGTACAAAGATCGCCTCCAGCCTGGAAAGATGCTTCTCGTCGATCTGGAAAAAGGGCGGATCATCCCGGATGAAGAGATCAAGCTCCGTGTCGCGTCCGAGCATCCGTACAGACACTGGCTCGATAATAATAAGTTCGAACTTGAGGACCTTCCGGAAACGACACAGGAAGTGACACGATTGGATTCAGAGGAAGTGCTCCTTCAGCAGCAGGCATTCGGTTACACGACAGAGGAACTGAATAAGATCATCAAGCCGATGGTGACCGATGGCAAGGATCCGGTCGGTTCCATGGGATACGATTCACCCCTTGCCGTTTTATCCAAGAAGCCTCAGCTTCTATTTAACTATTTCAAACAATTATTTGCCCAAGTGACAAATCCACCGATCGATGCGATCAGAGAGCAGATCATCACATCTGTCGGTACAACGATCGGAGCTGAAGGAAATCTGGTGAATCCTGGTCCTGAGAGCTGCAGGCATATTCATTTAAAGACACCGATCATCACAGGGGAAGAGCTTGAAAAGCTTCGTCATCAGAAAGAAAAAGGATTTAAGGCAGTTACGTTATCGATTTTATTTGATGTGACCGAAGAAGAAGATCAGCTTGAACGGACCCTCGATGCTCTTTACGAAAAAGCTGACCAGGCCGTTGCTGATGGGGCGACACTCCTCATTCTTTCCGACCGCGGGGTGGTGAAGGAGAAGGCGGCCATTCCGTCACTCCTTGCCGTATCAGGTCTGCATCATCATTTAATCCGTCAGGGGACGCGTACAACCGTGAGTATCCTCCTGGAATCAGGGGAACCAAGGGAAGTGCATCACTTCGCCACCCTGCTCGGATATGGTGCTGAAGCCATCAATCCGTATCTGGCCTATGAAACACTGCTTGATTTGATTGTAAAAGGCGAGATTCAAGACACCACCTATGAAAAAGCGGTGCAGCGTTTTGTGAAAGCGGGAACCGATGGGGTCATCAAGGTTCTATCGAAAATGGGGATTTCTACGATCCAAAGTTACCGTGGAGCCCAAATATTTGAAGCAGTCGGCATTCATCAGGATGTCATCGATAAATATTTCACCCGTACCGCATCAAGACTCGGCGGAATCGGGATGGATATCATTGAAAAAGAAGTTCTTTTAAGACATAGAAAGGCATTCAACGACCGGAAAGATAACCAGCGTACATTAGAATCCGGGGACGAATTTCAATATCGGAAAAATGGGGAGGACCATGCGTACAATCCAAGTACGATCCACACTCTTCAACATGCATGCAGGACGAATAATTATGAATTATTTAAGAAATATTCCACTATGCTGACTGATGAAAAGCAGAATCTTCAATCCCTCCGCGGCCTTCTTTCGTTTAAAGAAACGAAGCCCGTACCGATTGAAGAGGTGGAATCAGTCGAAGAAATCTGCCGCCGCTTCAAGACCGGTGCCATGTCATTCGGTTCCATCAGTCAGGAAGCCCATGAAGCGTTGGCGATCGCCATGAATAAAATCGGCGGACGGAGCAATTCAGGAGAAGGCGGGGAACACCCTAGCCGCTTCATTCCAGATGAGAATGGAGATTCGCGCCGCAGTTCGATTAAGCAAGTAGCCTCAGGCCGCTTCGGCGTAACGAGTCACTACCTTGTGAATGCCGATGAGATTCAAATCAAGGTCGCTCAAGGGGCCAAACCTGGTGAAGGGGGACATCTCCCAGGTAAAAAGGTTTATCCTTGGGTTGCTGAAGTAAGGGGATCGACACCGGGGGTCGAGTTGATTTCACCACCGCCTCATCACGATATCTATTCGATAGAAGATCTGGCCGAATTGATTTACAACCTGAAAAATGCAAACCCGCAGGCAAGGATCAGCGTCAAACTGGTATCCGCCGTAGGTGTCGGAACGATTGCAGCAGGTGTGGCAAAAGGAAGGGCCGACGTTGTGTTGATCAGTGGATATGACGGAGGGACCGGTGCGGCACCGAGAACCAGTCTTAAACATACGGGACTGCCGTGGGAAATCGGTCTTGCCGAAGCCCATCAGACCTTACTGTTAAATCGACTTCGTGACCGGATTGTCGTTGAGACGGACGGCAAGATGATGACGGGCCGGGATGTGGTCGTCGCATCCCTTCTTGGAGCAGAGGAATACGGATTTTCGACTGCGCCACTTGTGGTCCTTGGCTGTGTCATGATGCGCGTCTGTCATATGAATACATGCCCTGTCGGAATTGCGACACAAGATCCTGAGCTTCGTAAAAAGTATACTGGGGACCCGGAACATGTGGCGAACTTCATGCGTTTCGTTGCTCAGGAAACAAGGGAGCTCATGGCTCAACTTGGTTTCAGGACGATCAATGAAATGATAGGACGAACCGATATCCTCGAAGCGAACGAAGCAATCGATCATTGGAAAGGTAAAGGGATAGACCTGTCAGCCCTTCTCTATCAACCGGATGTACCAGAGAAAGTAGGCAGATATGCGACCCGTAAGCAGGATCATGAGCTTGAGAAGACATTGGATTTCCAAGAACTGATTCCACGCTGCCGCAATGCGATTGAAACAGGGGAGCCGGTTGAATGGACGACGGCAATCCGGAATATTCACCGGGTGACCGGGACGATGCTCGGCAGTGAAATCACCAAACGATACGGGGCAGAAGGATTACCTGAAGACACGATCCGTCTGACCTTCAAGGGCTCTGCGGGTCAAAGCTTCGGTGCATATATTCCTAAAGGATTGACCCTGAGGCTTGTCGGGGACTCCAACGATTTCGTCGGAAAAGGATTATCAGGTGGGAAAATCATCGTCCATCCGGATCCGACCGCTACCTTCATCCCTGAACGGAATACGATCATCGGAAACGTTTCTTTCTACGGGGCGTCCGGTGGAGAAGCGTATATTTACGGGGTAGCAGGAGAGCGTTTCTGTGTCCGTAACAGTGGGGCCCAGGTAGTCGTGGAAAGCGTCGGGGATCACGGATGTGAATACATGACTGGAGGTAAAGTCGTCGTCCTTGGTCTGACCGGACGGAACTTCGCTGCCGGTATGTCCGGTGGGGTTGCGTATGTCCTGGATGAAGATGAAACCTTCCGTTCAAGATGTAATCAGGAGCTTGTCCTCGTTCAACCATTGTTTGATCCGGAAGAGATGCAGGACGTCTATGATATGATCGAGCGATACGTTCACTATACAAGCAGCAATAATGGAAAGAAGATTTTGGCGAACTGGGAATCATACGTGTCCAAATTTGTGCGCGTGATCCCTAAATCCTATCTCAAGATGAGAGAACGGATCAGTGAACTTGAAAATAGTGGATTAGAGAAATTCGATGCGGAAATGGCCGCATTTGAAGAAGGTACAAAAGAAGAGAAAAAAGTATTGGAGCCTGCGAATTAA
- the mnmH gene encoding tRNA 2-selenouridine(34) synthase MnmH, producing MFKDLPIDQCDLDKYTFVDVRSPSEYREMTIPGSLNIPVFDDEERAEVGTLYKQVSKEVATDRGLEIFSGKLPRFINEFKKLEGEIVVFCWRGGMRSKAAATFLDLMGIRTSRILGGVRAYRHWVLKGLEDIDLKPASFVLNGGTGTGKTAILKKLQEEGYPVLDIEGLANHRGSIFGEIGLTANNQKTFDSLLLRELMKKQEAPFLLFEAESKRIGKVLLPDFLIQEKEEAFHIFIEMPMKERVRHILDEYRLHEHHEEFVKAFRSIKRRIHSPIANEIEAELQKGNYERILELLIEYYYDPRYLHMWNQYPEDRKTTVKVNSIEEAYQEIKKLLPEKSPLVSNH from the coding sequence ATGTTCAAAGATCTACCGATCGATCAATGCGATTTAGATAAGTATACATTCGTGGACGTACGATCTCCTTCTGAATACAGGGAAATGACGATTCCGGGCAGCCTGAATATACCCGTTTTCGATGATGAAGAAAGAGCAGAAGTAGGGACATTATATAAGCAGGTGAGTAAGGAAGTGGCGACGGACCGGGGACTGGAGATTTTTTCAGGTAAGCTTCCCCGATTCATTAATGAATTCAAGAAACTTGAGGGTGAAATCGTCGTGTTTTGCTGGCGTGGTGGTATGAGGAGTAAAGCAGCGGCTACTTTCCTTGACCTGATGGGGATCAGGACTTCCCGGATTCTGGGAGGGGTCAGGGCTTATCGCCACTGGGTGCTGAAGGGGCTTGAAGATATTGACCTGAAGCCTGCTTCTTTTGTACTGAACGGTGGGACAGGCACCGGGAAGACCGCGATTTTGAAGAAGCTTCAGGAAGAAGGATATCCGGTTCTTGATATTGAAGGCCTCGCCAACCACAGAGGGTCCATCTTTGGAGAAATCGGACTCACGGCCAACAACCAGAAAACATTCGATTCCCTCCTCCTTCGGGAACTGATGAAAAAGCAGGAAGCCCCTTTTCTTTTATTTGAAGCAGAAAGTAAGCGGATCGGTAAGGTGCTCCTGCCTGATTTTCTTATTCAGGAGAAGGAAGAGGCATTTCATATCTTCATCGAAATGCCCATGAAAGAAAGAGTGAGGCATATATTAGACGAGTACCGTCTTCACGAACATCATGAAGAGTTTGTGAAAGCGTTCAGGTCCATCAAGCGAAGGATTCACAGTCCGATTGCCAATGAAATCGAGGCTGAGCTGCAGAAGGGAAACTATGAACGGATATTGGAACTGCTCATCGAATATTATTACGATCCGAGGTACTTACATATGTGGAATCAATATCCAGAGGATCGAAAGACCACGGTTAAGGTGAATTCAATCGAAGAAGCATACCAAGAAATCAAGAAGCTCCTTCCTGAGAAAAGCCCCTTGGTTTCCAATCACTGA